TTAGACACACTGGCTTGATAGCTCGTTTGGGCCTGATAGCGCTCCTCAATCAGCTTGAGACCTCCAATGCCAGCCTCACTCCAGCTTTGATCATTGGCAGCGCCCGACGTGATCAAAGCAACCTTGAGACCTGTATTCGTCGGATTGACCGATTCCTGGGACGGACCACTACAGCTCACCGCCCCCACAAAACTCAACAGCGCCAGTAAACCGCAGACCAAGAAGCGTCGAATGCGCATCACTGAGAAGACTCCTGAAACTGAGAGGGTGAGCAGCAAAACGGGACAGAGTTCAAACGGAATTTCACCACGCCAACGATCAGTTCTGGTCTATTCGGGAACGCTTTGGGTGCGAGGCAGCCCCGCAGCGCTACTGCATTCGGTCAATGGTTCGGTACTGGACCGCTTCGGCCACATGGGGCGTTTGAATGTGATCTTCTCCGGCCAAATCGGCGATCGTGCGGGACACCTTGAGAATGCGATCGGTCGCCCGGGCAGACAGCCCCAGCTTACGGATCGCCCCTTCTAGCAGCGTGCAGGCTGCATCATTGAGCGGGCACCACCGCCGCAAATGGCGGCTTTGCAGCTCTGCGTTCGAGCGGAGCTGGGGCTCGTCCTGGTAGCGTTTTCGAGCGCGATCGCGCGCCACCTGCACGCGATCGCCCACCTTCTGAGACTCCTCCCCTGTCGGTTGCCGCGTGATCTCCTCCGGCTTGAGCCGATTGACCGCCACCTGCAAATCAATCCGGTCCATCAGCGGCCCCGACAGCTTGGCCCAATAGTTTTCGCGCTGGCGCGGCGAGCAGGTGCAGGCCTGGATCGAATCGCCAAAATACCCGCAGGGACAGGGATTGGTGCTGGCCACCAGCGTAAACTGGGCCGGAAATGCCACCGACTGCCGCGTCCGGGAAATGCTCACGTAGCCATCCTCAAGGGGCTGGCGCAGAAACTCCAGCACATCCCGCTTGAACTCCGTCAGCTCATCTAGAAACAAAATGCCCCGATGGGCCAGGGAAATCTCCCCCGGTCGCGGATAGCTGCCACCCCCCACCAGGGAAGGCCCCGACGCCGAATGGTGGGGGCTCCGAAACGGGCGATCGCTCACCAAAGCCCCTCGCTCCTTCAGCAGCCCCGCCACCGAGTGAATCTGAGTCACCTCCAGCGCCTCTTCAAAACTCAGAGGCGGCAAAATGCTGGGCAGCCGCCGCGCCAACATGGTCTTTCCACTGCCCGGCGGCCCCACAAAAATCAAATTGTGTCCCCCCGCCGCCGCAATCTCCAGCGCCCGCCGAGCATGGGCCTGGCCCTTCACATCTCGCAGATCTGCGCCTGTCGGGGGCGATCGCCGCTCCGTCGCCATCCCCGCAAACGTCACCGGCTCATACTTCTGCGGCCCATTCAGAAAATCCGCCACCTCTTTCAAATGCTGGAAGCCATAGACCTCTAAGCCCCGCACCAGCGACGCCTCCCGCGCATTATCCGCCGGCACCACCAAGCCCCGAATTCCCATCTGCTGCGCCGCCGCCGCCACCGGCAGCACCCCCGCCACCGGCCGCAGCCCGCCGTCTAGAGACACCTCCCCCAGAAACAAATAGTCCCCCAGCAGATCCGCGCTCACCTGATCCGACGCCGCCAAAAT
This genomic stretch from Geitlerinema sp. PCC 7407 harbors:
- a CDS encoding YifB family Mg chelatase-like AAA ATPase encodes the protein MLARVWSASLVGIDAVRVGVEVDVSGGLPAIVVVGLPGTEVQESRERVKAALKNAGYAFPMRRIVVNLTPADLRKEGPCFDLPISVGILAASDQVSADLLGDYLFLGEVSLDGGLRPVAGVLPVAAAAQQMGIRGLVVPADNAREASLVRGLEVYGFQHLKEVADFLNGPQKYEPVTFAGMATERRSPPTGADLRDVKGQAHARRALEIAAAGGHNLIFVGPPGSGKTMLARRLPSILPPLSFEEALEVTQIHSVAGLLKERGALVSDRPFRSPHHSASGPSLVGGGSYPRPGEISLAHRGILFLDELTEFKRDVLEFLRQPLEDGYVSISRTRQSVAFPAQFTLVASTNPCPCGYFGDSIQACTCSPRQRENYWAKLSGPLMDRIDLQVAVNRLKPEEITRQPTGEESQKVGDRVQVARDRARKRYQDEPQLRSNAELQSRHLRRWCPLNDAACTLLEGAIRKLGLSARATDRILKVSRTIADLAGEDHIQTPHVAEAVQYRTIDRMQ